The Panicum hallii strain FIL2 chromosome 9, PHallii_v3.1, whole genome shotgun sequence genome has a window encoding:
- the LOC112872538 gene encoding uncharacterized protein LOC112872538 yields the protein MGRPAPSGGGPRVPVRSRCPSASHPLPFPISPHKMARPRRIVAMAVACFHLLRSLLVRLGQPVLNKLPSYLGATKTEDIYASKDTRMTQVMMEYMGDTSQISGTSEPAPTDDKHGWSLVADTNDEPSDSQMSEQSEHARRAQELEENNAILRQKIVELQQTLEESNASLALKKNEYVKLISIVPKFFSYFKPPKKASEAAVSFMKAEGNFDQQVACMQDFLNCFTIDRKFGIKYQRRKKKNLAEPTSN from the exons ATGGGGAGGCCGGCGCCCAGCGGCGGGGGGCCACGGGTTCCAGTTCGTTCTCGCTGTCCCAGCGCCTCTCATCCTCTGCCCTTTCCAATTTCTCCGCACAAGATGGCGCGGCCTCGGAGAATTGTAGCCATGGCCGTGGCTTGCTTCCACCTCCTACGATCCCTGTTAGTCCGTCTTGGGCAACCAGTGCTGAACAAGCTGCCGAG TTATTTGGGAGCTACAAAGACAGAGGACATATATGCTTCCAAGGATACAAGGATGACACAGGTCATGATGGAGTACATGGGGGACACAAGTCAGATTTCGGGCACAAGTGAGCCAGCACCGACTGAT GACAAGCACGGTTGGTCATTAGTCGCTGATACAAATGACGAACCATCAGATAGCCAGATGAGCGAACAATCTGAGCATGCCAGGCGAGCGCAAGAACTTGAGGAGAATAATGCAATACTGCGGCAGAAAATAGTTGAGTTGCAACAGACACTAGAAGAAAGTAATGCATCTCTTGCACTCAAGAAAAATGAGTACGTCAAATTGATCAGTATAGTTCCG AAATTCTTTAGCTATTTCAAACCTCCTAAGAAAGCTTCAGAAGCTGCAGTTTCGTTTATGAAGGCAGAGGGTAATTTTGATCAGCAAGTAGCTTGCATGCAG GATTTCTTAAACTGTTTTACCATTGACCGGAAATTTGGGATCAAGTACCAGCGGCGCAAGAAGAAGAATTTGGCTGAGCCCACATCCAACTAA